One window of Thermoplasma sp. Kam2015 genomic DNA carries:
- a CDS encoding transposase, with translation MNLNHLPAYFEYSQAIRKSMNSNNTIERMDMKIRRSIKSIDSF, from the coding sequence ATGAATCTGAACCATCTGCCCGCCTATTTCGAGTATTCTCAGGCAATAAGGAAATCTATGAATAGCAACAATACTATCGAAAGGATGGACATGAAGATTAGACGAAGCATAAAGAGCATAGACTCCTTTTAA
- a CDS encoding DNA double-strand break repair nuclease NurA: MDYYSKLIISNDFNKLIVELQNSHINFNKDEISLPISFNVSDYDGNGNIKVLENENAINLVPELGYEYIRDGNRLISGYDESLISIPALEGIAFMFAHSLVILNAEKYIPIVKLSLNFYTRSRALISNSTLIKYAEDASVDSKKDYVRDKSDLLINFAHHDSIILIDGPLIGGQVSDSNIDLNRKLLKKGIIPVYIVKNSNSSLIVDNLYNGQYNSDFEFAFKTLKKGQRTSLYHYQDMYSKDKNKIFTYIKPYSNVSPIRLELHETTYKLYESELNNIFDSIYYLFLAQGNSSNPQPRIVAIAEAYAREVLRAIDVNDIIFKSGLIPTMNYTRFGW, encoded by the coding sequence ATGGACTATTATTCAAAATTAATAATTTCAAACGATTTTAATAAATTAATTGTAGAATTGCAGAATTCGCATATCAATTTTAATAAAGATGAAATCTCATTGCCCATTTCATTTAACGTTTCGGATTATGATGGAAATGGAAATATTAAAGTCCTAGAAAATGAAAACGCGATAAATCTAGTTCCTGAATTAGGATATGAATATATACGTGATGGCAACCGTTTAATTAGTGGCTATGATGAGAGCTTAATAAGCATACCTGCCCTAGAAGGTATTGCATTTATGTTTGCTCATAGTTTAGTCATTCTAAACGCAGAAAAGTATATACCTATAGTAAAATTGTCTCTTAATTTTTATACCAGATCTAGAGCTTTAATCAGTAATTCGACCTTAATAAAATATGCAGAAGACGCTTCTGTTGATTCTAAAAAAGATTATGTTCGCGATAAGAGTGATTTACTGATAAATTTCGCTCATCATGATTCTATTATATTAATTGATGGACCACTTATAGGTGGTCAGGTAAGCGATTCCAATATAGATCTTAATCGAAAACTGTTGAAGAAGGGGATAATACCGGTATATATTGTTAAAAATTCTAATAGTTCATTAATAGTTGATAATCTATATAATGGACAGTATAATTCAGACTTCGAATTTGCATTTAAAACATTAAAAAAGGGACAGAGAACTAGCTTATATCATTATCAAGATATGTATAGTAAAGATAAAAATAAAATTTTTACTTATATAAAACCATACAGCAATGTAAGTCCGATTAGACTCGAATTACATGAAACTACCTATAAATTGTATGAGTCCGAATTAAATAATATATTTGATTCCATATATTATTTATTTCTCGCCCAGGGAAATAGTAGCAACCCTCAACCAAGAATAGTGGCTATTGCTGAGGCATATGCCCGGGAAGTTTTAAGGGCAATAGACGTAAACGACATTATATTTAAATCTGGGCTAATTCCCACGATGAATTATACCAGATTTGGATGGTGA